The stretch of DNA TAAAAACTTGTTTGAAAATATTTAAATTGGGATTTAAATCTGAATAAAATAGTAATACAGCAGATTGCTCAGGATTATAATTATCCATAAACTTAACCGCAATTAGCATATTAGCATTACCTAAAAATTTTAAACGCTTAATATCCTTTTTTAAACTTCTATTTAAACTTAGTTTATAATCATTATTCTCGAACAGGGTATCTTTATATGTTACAAAATCATCCTTGACCTTTAAAAATGATATTAGAGTTTGTTGAGAGAATACTAAATCATTACTGAACTCACTTAATCCAGATAGAAAATTATTTGAAAACCCTGATTTTTTTAGTTTAATTTCACTAAGGTCCAAATCAACTTCTTCACTACACAATAAGAAATCTTTATTATTAAAATTAGACTTACTTCTATAAATAAATAAGTATTCACACTTAAATTTTTTTTCAATAAGAATAGATGTGTATATATTTAATATTTTCTTAATTTTTAAGTTAAAATTGGATTTCGGCAAATCTAAGTTGATGGTATTCCCATTTGTTATTTTATAAAATTTTATGAATTTTGATGTAGCTTTACCAATACTTTTGGTTACACTCCAACCATCATTTACTACAATATCATTTGGATTGCCTGCTAAAGAAATTAGTTTTTTATTAAGTAAAATTATTGGGTCTTTCGTAGATGATTTGTCTCCAAGATAACTATAATATATTTTTGAAGGGCTTTTTCCATTACTAATATTGTTTATTATGTTGTCATTTAGTAATGAATGAACTAATGAATTATTTTCACATATTAACATCCCTTTAAAATTTGTAAATGAATCTTTGACAAAATCAAATACATCTTCAGGATCTTGAAATTCTTTTGATAATAAAATTTCTTCTAAACGTAAAGATTTATAATTATCTTGTTTTAGAAGAATTTTATAATTATAAAGTAAAAAAGAAAAATACTCAGTAATCTGCTCAATTTCATATGAATAATCATCTTCTTTATTTCTATAATATTTTATTAGCTTAACAATTTTTTTACTATCGTATTGTAATTTCAATGACATCAAAAATTCTTTAGAGATAATATAATCTAATCCGAGAGCAACACTTCTAGATATAAAGAACTTATACTCTCTAAATTCTTTAAAAGACTTAATACCTTTATTTAGATGTATTTTCCTATCTATTTGCTTCATTTTAGTAATTACATAGGATGAAGCAACTTTTTTTAAGCTTATAAAATTTATATATGGATGTTTAGTTAATAACCTTATAGTTTGTTCTTTGGCAAATTTTAAAATGGCTTTAGAAAAAGCTGTGTTATTATTAGAAAAAAAATAGCACAATTTTTGTTTATCATTTTCCAATAGTTGAAAAAAGTCACTTAGAAATTCTTTTGAATTGACATTTTTATTTAGACTTATAAAATTATTGAGTAGATGACGCAAATAGAATTTAAATAGATCTATGCTATAATCATTTAATTCAATATTATACTCTTTCAAAAAATTATATCTGTTCTTTAATTCATATCTAGAAACATCAATAGTTTTAGCGTTATTTTCATTGAATAGTTTTATTATTCTCGAATGAATAACATCTAGACTTATTTCTGGTATAATTAATTCAAAATCTCTATTGTTAATATCATTTGTTTGGGATTCCAAATGTGATTTACTTGTTACAGGTATATTTAAATTAACAAATGAATATAACTTCCCCTTCGCATTAGTTCTCTTTTTTATGTCCTCGTGAGTGTAGTAATTCGTTCTATCAATTAATGTAAATATATAATCTATACCCTTTCTTATATTATCTTTTTTAGAAGAAACAACTTTTAAATACTCACTAATTCTTCTCAAGTTTTTAGCACTTGAAAGAACATCTTCAAAATAAATTATTGTAGAATCTGTTAACTCAGAAATTGGTAGACTCGACAAATAGTAATCAAGATAGTCTTCACTTAAAGTAACTCTTAAAATTTTTATCTCTTTACTTTGAAATTTGTTGAACTTTAACACAAAATCTCCAATAAAATTAGAGCCATATGAAAAATCAGATGTTATTAAAACTATTTTTTCTTTAGTAACTAGGTTTTCAAAAATCCTATTAAACTTTTCAAGTATTTTAAGCCTATTATTTTGGTAAAAATTCCTGCAATTTATAAAGCTATTATAATAAACATCATTAACCCTAACATTTCCGTAGAGTATTGAGGGAAAATCTTTATTGCCAAAACATTCAATAAAATTCTCAATTTCTAAAGTTGATGATCTTTTAAAATAATCACCAATTGAAAATAAATCTTTTAAATCCTCACTCTTATCGTCAGTTTTAACAATAGATTCATATTGAGAGAAACAAAGCTCACAAGACTCTCGTGGAAACAAAGTTCTGTCATGTACTAATAGTGAATAAGAAATATGCTCTGTTTGTGATTTTCCCCTATCAACTAAAAATCTAATTAAATTATTATCTTTTTCGATTTTCCAACCCCATTGTTTATATTTTTTTTTTACAGCTATAGATCTATTGTCATTCGAATCTTCTTCTATAGCTTTCAAGTCAATTATTTGCAGAATGGATACAAATTCATTACTGAGTATATTGTTAGACTGTTCTAAACTCAATTTAGAAGCAATTGGATTTTGATTAAGGCTATTATTTACTTTAAATTCTTTATTTAAAAAGTTGTATAGTCTTAAATATGTATCTTGAGAAGAAGATATTGGAAGGATAATAATAATAAACAAATCATTTATATAATTAGAATTCTTTATTAACCATTGAAATTTACCATTCTTCAATTCAACTGTGTTGAAAGAACATTCAAATTCTAAATTATCGCATAAGTTTTGAAGGCATAGATTTAAAAAACTTCGATAGCCTACAAATAGTATTCTTTTATCACTTGGAATTTCAAATTCATTTATAAGTACGCTAATTTTTTCTCCAACTAGAAAACTATTTGTAGAGTTTTCATAAAATTGTTTCAGTAAATAAAAAGTATTACTATGAAAATGTCTCCCAATTTGAAAATGAGAGTTCTCTTTTTTATATCTATCAAATAAATTTTGTAATTTCAAAATTATATAACGTTCAGAATAAAATAAACATTAAAAAACAGGTGGTGTTTGGTATATCAAATAATAGTATTTCATATAAAATTCATACAAAAAAAAATGAAAAGTGGGTAGTATAAATCAGTGAAAATTACTTATTTTTATTTCAAAATTTCTAAGTTATAGAATTATTTCATTCTATTTAAAATTATAAGGTTTGGAGTTGATTCAGGTTTTTGGATAATAATCCCATTCCATACACATTTTGCCTCCACTCCTCTACCCTTTCAACAAAAAGAGTATTCCATTACATTTTTAAAGAAACTTTTAGAAAGAAAAAAATCAAAGAGAATTAGAGGTAAATACTTCGCTTTTACCAAAGCAAAGTTACATAACGCAGAACATTATAGAACATTTATATATTCCATAATCAGTCATTATGTAAAATTGCTTAATAAACTTTAAATTTTTGAGTTTTATTGCAATAGCACTATAGCACTAAGGGAAGTTATAATTTATAGATTATTTTCATAATCCATACTTTGATTTAATACACGAACAATTAAAATATCAATATCTGTAGACAAATAAAAAATAGTATGTGATTTATACGAAAATCTTTTTAATGACAGAACAAATTCTGACGCATCACGTCCTAAAGTAGTATTATCAGCTAAAATTTGAAATAGTGTGTGCATTCCTGATAAATATGTTTGGGCTTGTTTTAATCCAAATGTTTCAATGCCGTACTCATACATTTTGGCAAGATCAATTTCGGCACTTCTTGATACTTTATAAACGCCCATCTGCCCGCATACGGTCTTCAACTTCCTTCATGATATCTGGAACGGATTTATCACTAACACCACTTTCCATGCCTTCAGTTATAGCTCCTTTGAGTGCTGAAAATTTGGCATTTTTTGCTTGGTCACGTCTTACTAAATCACGAAGGTATTCACTATCATTAGTAAATTCTCCTATTGTAATTCGTGATTTTATCCACTTATCTTGTTTTTCTGTAAATGTTATTGTTTTTCTAATCGTAGACATATATTTTCTGTTTAAATAATCATACTATTGATGCAATTTAATATATTAGATTGAATATTACAAAACTATAGAGTCTTAATTTTATGTTTTTAGCAATTATTTCCATTCCATACACATTCCCACTTCACTCCTACCGTCGCTTCGGGCAAAGCGTATTCCATTACATTTTTAAAGAAACTTTTGGGATAGGAAAAAAATCTAAAAAGAAGAATAGTTATTTATAAATCGCTTTTTCTCCCAAGCAAAGTTACATAACGCAGAACATTATAGTACATTTTATAAATAGGTTTATCCAGTGGATGAAGCTATTTATAACACAGATGGCGCGTTGGTGAAATTATGATGTTTTACGACTAAGATCCATTTATAAAAAAAATGATAGCTATAATTCAATATTATGTAAAATATCCCAGAATGTATTCGTTTCTATTTAATGTGCAGTACTTGGGTCATTAAACTAATAAGCGGTTTTGCTTCGCAGCGTTTAAAAAATATTTGTGTCTATGTTTTATCCTGAACCATTTTCAGCTTTTTCTACTTTATTTTTAAAAAGATTAATTTCTATTACTTCTTTTTGCTTCTCTATTTCTATCTGTTGGTTTTTGATTGAATTTATAAAGAAAGCTTAGCGAATAACGTTGTGCATTTCTGTTTCTAGTTTGATTTATATCAAAATTGGTTCCTGTGATTTTTTCTTTTACCTTTCTACTATTTAAAGCATTCGAAATATTAAAAACAATACTTCCTTTATTTTTAAATAGACTTTTATTAATTGCAAAATTTAAGTTTGTTACTGCAGAAGTTTCAGTTTGCGCTGTAGATTTTTTTCCTTGATAATACAATCTAGTTTGTAGTTTCACCGTTTTTACTGGAGTAATATTTGTTGTGAAGTTTACAAACCAAGTACTGTCACTAAAATCAGCATTTGTTGCATTAATAACACCTTTTTGCTTAAACGCATAAGTATTAAAGTCACTAGAGAATCGTAACCATTCTAATGGATTATATGTTGCAGATAGTTCAAAACCATAACGTTTTTCATTATCTAAATTTATAGGTTTCTGTGTGAAAACTTCGTTGTCGTCTTGAGTTGTTTCATATTGAAATACATCGTTTGTATTTGCATAATATATGGATGGATTTAAGCGAAAATTACTGCCTTTATAAATTGTAGATAATTCAAAAGCATCAGTATACGAAGGCGTCAATGATGGGTTTCCTGTAAAACGAGATGTGAAATCTTTCAACTCGAAAAATGGATTTAAATTCCATAAAGAAGGTCGACTTATACGTTTACTGTAACTTAATTGTGCACTTGTTTTATCTGTAAATTCGTATCCAATATTTGCAGATGGAAACAAATTTGTGTAATTATTTTTAGAATTTAATGCAGCACTTGAAGCATCAATATCTATAGATGTAGCTTCTAAACGCAGGCCTACTTGATAACTTATTTTATTTATTTTAGAATTGTATTGCGTGTAACCAGAAACTATCTGTTCTTTATAATCTAATGTATTATTAATATTGTCTATAGTTTCAAAGTTTCCATTGATTAATTCTTCTGCTAAAAAAGTATTTGTAATAGATCTGTTTTCAAATTTTATTCCTGTTTCAAAATTTGAATTTTCATTAAGTGGTGTTGTGAAATCGGATTGTATTACTATATCGTTAGCATCAATTTTAGCTATAGTTCTAATATCTGAAAGATCCATTAATATTGGCATAACTTCATCAGTATTTAATGTCCATTTTTTATTACTATTAAAAAAATCATATTGAAAATCGATTGTGAACTTTTGATCTTTTTTGTCGAATGTTTTGGTGTAATTTCCTTCTAATTGATTGTAATCTCTTTTTTCTTTGGAGTTTCCGAGCGTAAACAATGAATTTACATTACCATCAGAATCTGATAAATCATAATTTAATTTTGTAACATCTGTATCTTTAGTTTCATTTCTATAATAAGCTACTGTTACAGCGTTTTTATCATTAATAAAATAATCTGTTCCTAGATAATAAATACGTCCATCATCATGCCTATCTTCATCTTCATTATAATCTAAAAACGTAGTGATGCCATTTTCAACAGTTGTTTGTTGTTTACTATAATCTCCTTCGTAATCGGAATAACGAATACCTACATTGGCAAATACATTAAATTTATTTGTTCTATAATTTACATTTGCTATTGCTCTATGATCTGCAGGAGTTCCAGCCATTAAACGTGCTTGACCGTTAAAACCAGAAGTTCTATTTTTCTTTAAAATAATATTAATAATTCCTGC from Flavivirga spongiicola encodes:
- a CDS encoding type II toxin-antitoxin system RelE/ParE family toxin; translated protein: MGVYKVSRSAEIDLAKMYEYGIETFGLKQAQTYLSGMHTLFQILADNTTLGRDASEFVLSLKRFSYKSHTIFYLSTDIDILIVRVLNQSMDYENNL
- a CDS encoding type II toxin-antitoxin system ParD family antitoxin; the encoded protein is MSTIRKTITFTEKQDKWIKSRITIGEFTNDSEYLRDLVRRDQAKNAKFSALKGAITEGMESGVSDKSVPDIMKEVEDRMRADGRL
- a CDS encoding TonB-dependent receptor domain-containing protein, whose protein sequence is MKTSINLYLFIFLFSTLGFSQNQIKGSITDASGEPLVYATTVLKTEKSELIEGVITNADGQFNLQQPKKGNYVLEIQYLGYEILKQNISIIEDTKNVDLGRIILKEDANALDEVVVQGNTAEVSLKLGKKVFIVGKDLTSQNGSANDILSNVPSVNVSPTGEISLRGNSNVQVMINGRQSALTQSQALEQLSADIIESVEVITNPSAKYDASGSAGIINIILKKNRTSGFNGQARLMAGTPADHRAIANVNYRTNKFNVFANVGIRYSDYEGDYSKQQTTVENGITTFLDYNEDEDRHDDGRIYYLGTDYFINDKNAVTVAYYRNETKDTDVTKLNYDLSDSDGNVNSLFTLGNSKEKRDYNQLEGNYTKTFDKKDQKFTIDFQYDFFNSNKKWTLNTDEVMPILMDLSDIRTIAKIDANDIVIQSDFTTPLNENSNFETGIKFENRSITNTFLAEELINGNFETIDNINNTLDYKEQIVSGYTQYNSKINKISYQVGLRLEATSIDIDASSAALNSKNNYTNLFPSANIGYEFTDKTSAQLSYSKRISRPSLWNLNPFFELKDFTSRFTGNPSLTPSYTDAFELSTIYKGSNFRLNPSIYYANTNDVFQYETTQDDNEVFTQKPINLDNEKRYGFELSATYNPLEWLRFSSDFNTYAFKQKGVINATNADFSDSTWFVNFTTNITPVKTVKLQTRLYYQGKKSTAQTETSAVTNLNFAINKSLFKNKGSIVFNISNALNSRKVKEKITGTNFDINQTRNRNAQRYSLSFLYKFNQKPTDRNREAKRSNRN